The Chroicocephalus ridibundus chromosome 2, bChrRid1.1, whole genome shotgun sequence genome includes a region encoding these proteins:
- the NKTR gene encoding NK-tumor recognition protein isoform X5: MGVQDRPQCFFEIEINREPVGRIMFQLFSDICPKTCKNFLCLCSGEKGIGKTTGKKLCYKGTTFHRVVKNFMIQGGDFSEGNGKGGESIYGGYFKDENFILKHDRAFLLSMANRGKHTNGSQFFITTKPAPHLDGVHVVFGLVISGFEVIEQIENLKTDTASRPYADVRVIDCGVLVTKSAKDALEKKKKVCSDSEASDSSSSASSSSETSSDSEAENERSRRRKRKRRTKTKQSRKRRKEERKKEDPSLSDKSDITEKAADVSTKRDKPVVRPEEIPPVPENRFLLRRDVPVVSVEPEPKLLDATPVLTDQKPSVSKSGRKIKGRGTIRYHTPPRSRSCSESDDDESSETPPHWKEEMQRLRTYRPPSGEKWSKGDKLSDPCTSRWDERSASRRSRSWSHNGYSDLSTVRYSSHHKKHRKEKKKVKHKKKSKKQKHFKKHKQTKKKKTSASSDVESSHSFPRRTKSSCDRERKSRSSSLSSRHSSRRDWSKSDKEDQSSSTLSSRGTRSYYRSRSRSRSKSRSYSRRSSRSRSASKSSRSRSRSRSSSNARHQKTVSNSPRNISTRLNENKLNKTAEPVRAVILPSDKVVIPPVVPENLPVIPLSDSPPPSRWKPGQKPWKPSYERIQEMKAKTTHLIPAPTNYNLVVIKEANTSSSYRKRQRSSDSDRSGYSKYRSDRSSDSWPRSRSRSSRSRSYSRSYTRSRSPSSSRTKSRSSGRSPSLSKYRSDRSGYSESTSYYSLSDDDRHRNKRKSASSDQKARSLKLRQETSSESTLPYKCTKDYDESSQGLKESDSLSSSDFSTDSERSAKVKVVQEKEGRFQLEGDTQKQDKNSLSSERGEEKSKCERDSDHAKKKAAKEKSSEQPRGGAKAKRKSYSGSKWDSESNSERGEARHNRGDSRPSSGKEEGEATSGSDTELSVTKRIKKQSNSSEGFLDSDCTWKTSKQLSSSESESSCSSSTNVRGKSKKHKHGLKKTLKKSHSKKAKEKSKGKKEKKHKVQRRKEMFHWQPPLEFGEEDEEEINEKLVAKDDKEEKQLIRDIKEKKQVHEKDEIVKDKMGNGEKPCADEKLLGKNSVCDTSPDCSNLNKDGIETNASTGILNSGINVTACKNEVKQAEESNQNGLEDVIQTDDNMEICTPDRNSPGKLDVDILSPVILTAKPQALSASIHKDLQVETPEQEAVKLGNNIIDFINIKEEKETGRQENNSVAMSSAKDCSLKSENTENTQSNMIDNKWKPLQGVGNLQPATVSTAAEVKNVASVPEPKPAGLRIEIKAKNKVRPGSLFDEVRKTARLNRRPRNQESSSEEESPSRDDNSPSRSLSRSRSKSESKSRHRTRSMSYSHSRSRSRSSTYSYRSRSYTRSRSRGWYSRDRSRSRSSSYHSYKSRSRTYSRSRSRSSSYGHHSRSSRSYTYDSYYSRSRSRSKRSDSYRRSRSYDRRSRSYGSDSESDRSYSNNRSPSESSRYS, translated from the exons AACAACGAAACCCGCTCCTCATCTCGATGG cgTACACGTTGTCTTTGGACTggttatttctggttttgaagtAATAGAGCAAATAGAAAATCTGAAAACTGATACTGCAAGTAGGCCCTATGCCGACGTACGAGTTATTGACTGTGGGGTGCTTGTTACAAAATCAGCAAAAGATG ctttggagaagaagaagaaagtatgTTCTGACTCAGAAGCTTCAGACTCCTCCTCCAGTGCATCAAGCTCTTCAGAAACTTCATCTGACAGTgaagctgaaaatgaaagaagcagaagGAGGAAGCGTAAAAGaagaactaaaaccaaacaatCGAGAAAacgaagaaaggaagagagaaagaaggaggatcCAAG ccttTCTGACAAGAGTGATATAACAGAAAAAGCTGCCGATGTTAGCACAAAGAGGGACAAACCGGTGGTACGTCCTGAAGAAATTCCCCCAgtgcctgaaaacagatttttgctaAGAAGAGATGTGCCTGTTGTCAGCGTAGAACCTGAACC GAAGCTTCTTGATGCTACGCCAGTTCTGACTGATCAGAAACCATCAGTCTCTAAATCTGGACGAAAAATTAAAGGACGGGGCACAATA CGGTATCACACCCCACCTCGGTCACGATCGTGTTCTGAATCCGATGATGATGAGAGCAGTGAGACCCCTCCTCACTGGAAAGAGGAAATGCAAAGATTACGAACATATAGACCACCTAGTGGGGAAAAGTGGAGTAAAGGAGATAA gTTGAGTGACCCATGTACAAGCAGATGGGATGAAAGAAGTGCATCCCGGAGATCAAGGTCTTGGTCCCATAACGGTTATTCTGATCTGAGTACTGTAAGGTATTCTAGCCAtcacaaaaagcacagaaaagagaaaaagaaggtgaaacataaaaagaaatctaaaaagcagaagcatttcaAGAAGCACAAGCAAacgaagaaaaagaaaacatcagcctCATCGGATGTAGAATCCTCTCATTCCTTCCCCAGGAGGACGAAATCATCTTGTGATCGTGAGAGGAAATCTCGTTCTTCTTCATTGTCTTCCAGACATTCATCCAGAAGAGACTGGTCGAAATCTGATAAGGAAGACCAGAGCTCATCGACATTATCAAGCAGAGGGACTCGATCGTACTACAGGTCCAGATCTAGATCTAGGTCTAAATCAAGATCTTATTCCCGAAGAAGTTCTAGATCAAGATCAGCTTCTAAATCATCGCGTTCTCGAAGTAGGTCAAGGTCAAGTTCTAACGCTAGGCACCAAAAGACAGTTTCCAATTCTCCACGAAATATTTCAACACgattaaatgaaaacaagttgAACAAGACTGCTGAGCCTGTAAGAGCAGTTATACTCCCAAGTGACAAAGTTGTCATACCACCAGTTGTCCCAGAAAACCTCCCTGTTATACCCTTAAGTGATAGTCCACCGCCTTCAAGGTGGAAACCTGGACAGAAACCATGGAAGCCATCTTATGAGCGGATTCAGGAAATGAAAGCTAAAACAACCCATTTAATACCTGCACCAACTAATTACAATTTAGTAGTCATTAAAGAGGCTAACACTTCTTCCTCATATCGTAAGCGACAAAGGAGTTCAGATAGCGATCGAAGCGGTTATTCCAAATACCGTAGTGACAGAAGCTCAGATAGTTGGCCAAGATCAAGAAGCAGGTCCTCTCGAAGCAGGTCATACTCAAGATCTTACACAAGATCTAGAAGTCCATCTAGCTCTAGGACAAAGTCTCGTTCTTCTGGCAGATCACCATCATTGAGTAAATACCGCAGTGACAGGTCAGGTTATAGTGAGTCAACGTCTTACTATTCCCTTAGTGATGATGATagacacagaaacaaaagaaaatctgcatCAAGCGATCAAAAAGCTCGGTCTCTTAAACTGAGGCAAGAAACGAGCTCTGAAAGTACTCTCCCTTATAAGTGTACAAAAGACTACGATGAGTCTTCTCAAGGGTTGAAAGAGAGCGACAGTCTGTCGTCTTCAGACTTCTCTACTGACAGTGAGCGTTCTGCCAAAGTGAAAGTAGTCCAAGAAAAAGAAGGCCGTTTTCAATTAGAAGGAGATACTCAGAAACAGGATAAAAATAGCTTAAGTTctgagagaggggaggagaaatCCAAGTGTGAGCGGGATTCTGATCACGCTAAAAAGAAAGCAGCTAAGGAGAAATCCTCTGAGCAACCTAGAGGTGGTGCAAAAGCTAAACGAAAATCCTATTCGGGTAGTAAATGGGACTCTGAATCAAATTCTGAAAGGGGAGAAGCAAGGCATAATAGGGGAGATTCCAGACCCTCCTCTGGCAAAGAAGAAGGAGAGGCCACGTCAGGATCTGATACAGAGCTTAGCGTTACCAAAAGGATAAAAAAGCAATCAAATTCTTCAGAAGGCTTTCTGGATTCTGATTGTACCTGGAAGACAAGCAAACAGTTGTCATCCTCTGAATCTGAGAGTTCTTGTTCTAGCTCAACAAACGTTAGAGGAAAgtcaaaaaaacacaaacacggATTgaaaaaaactcttaaaaaatcacattccaaaaaagcaaaagaaaaatccaaagggaaaaaggagaagaaacacaaagttcagagaagaaaagaaatgtttcattggCAGCCCCCCCTGGAGTTTGgtgaagaagatgaggaggagatAAATGAAAAGCTGGTTGCCAAGgatgataaagaagaaaagcagcttatCAGGGacataaaggagaaaaagcaagttcATGAGAAGGATGAAATAGTCAAAGATAAAATGGGAAATGGTGAAAAGCCTTGTGCGGATGAAAAGCTTTTAGGTAAAAACTCGGTATGTGATACCTCACCGGATTGCAGCAACCTTAATAAAGATGGCATTGAAACAAATGCTTCAACCGGTATTTTAAACTCAGGAATAAATGTGACTGCCTGTAAGAATGAGGTTAAACAAGCTGAAGAAAGTAACCAGAACGGATTGGAAGATGTTATTCAGACAGATGACAACATGGAGATTTGTACGCCAGATCGTAACTCACCAGGGAAGCTGGATGTGGACATTTTGTCTCCTGTCATTCTCACTGCTAAACCTCAGGCTTTAAGTGCTAGTATACACAAAGATTTACAGGTTGAGACCCCTGAACAAGAGGCTGTCAAACTAGGAAACAATATTATAGACTTTAttaatattaaagaagaaaaagaaacaggaaggcaagaaaataaCTCTGTCGCCATGTCTAGCGCTAAAGACTGtagtttaaaaagtgaaaatactgaaaatacacaaagcaaTATGATAGATAATAAATGGAAGCCTTTGCAAGGTGTTGGTAACTTGCAGCCAGCAACAGTTAGTACTGCTGCAGAAGTTAAGAACGTAGCTTCAGTGCCAGAGCCTAAACCAGCTGGTTTAAGAattgaaataaaagctaaaaataaagtaAGGCCTGGATCTCTGTTTGATGAAGTTAGAAAAACAGCACGGCTAAATCGAAGGCCAAGGAACCAAGAAAGTTCCAGTGAGGAAGAATCTCCAAGTAGAGATGACAATAGCCCGTCCAGGAGTCTCAGCAGGTCACGAAGTAAATCTGAATCTAAATCCAGACACAGAACAAGGTCCATGTCTTACAGTCACTCAAGAAGTCGATCTCGAAGTTCTACATATTCATACAG GTCAAGAAGCTATACAAGAAGCCGAAGCAGGGGATGGTATAGTAGAGATCGGTCAAGAAGTCGAAGTAGTTCTTACCACAGTTACAAGAGTCGTAG TCGAACCTATAGTAGAAGCAGATCCAGAAGTAGTTCTTATGGTCATCACAGTCGATCCAG tAGGTCATACACGTATGATAGTTACTACAGCAGAAGTCGAAGTAGAAGTAAAAGGAGTGACAGCTACCGAAGATCCAGAAGTTACGATAGGCGATCCAG ATCTTATGGCTCTGACAGTGAAAGCGATCGCAGTTACTCTAACAATCGAAGTCCCAGTGAAAGCAGCAGATACAGCTGA